A window from Streptomyces sp. NBC_00271 encodes these proteins:
- a CDS encoding isocitrate lyase/PEP mutase family protein encodes MTNQKPTHETALAFHALHIPGRPLVLPNAWDTASARLVEEAGAAAVATTSAGLAWDLGTADGDRLDRDRALGALARVAAAVRVPVSADIESGYAKDAAGVGDTIRAVLAAGAVGVNIEDALYDGEGAGDGGPLRLVAEQAERIAAARAAADAAGVPLFINARIDTVLRGAGGVEETLERAAAFLAAGADGIFVPGAVDPGAVKSLVAGVEGPLNVLVGPGAPSVAELAALGVARISTGSSIAQAAHAVVRRAARELLSAGTYDSLTGGLDYAELNTLLGGAR; translated from the coding sequence ATGACGAACCAGAAGCCCACCCACGAAACGGCCCTCGCCTTCCACGCCCTGCACATCCCCGGCCGCCCACTCGTCCTCCCGAACGCCTGGGACACGGCGAGTGCGCGCCTGGTCGAGGAGGCGGGGGCGGCCGCCGTGGCGACGACCAGCGCGGGGCTCGCCTGGGACCTGGGAACGGCCGACGGGGACCGGCTGGACAGGGACCGGGCCCTCGGCGCGCTCGCTCGCGTCGCCGCCGCGGTCCGGGTCCCGGTGAGCGCGGACATCGAGAGCGGCTACGCGAAGGACGCCGCGGGCGTCGGGGACACGATCCGCGCGGTGCTCGCGGCCGGCGCCGTGGGCGTGAACATCGAGGACGCGCTGTACGACGGCGAGGGTGCCGGCGACGGCGGCCCGCTGCGTCTGGTCGCCGAGCAGGCGGAGCGTATCGCCGCGGCCCGTGCCGCAGCCGACGCGGCGGGTGTCCCGCTGTTCATCAACGCGCGCATCGACACCGTTCTGAGGGGCGCGGGAGGGGTCGAGGAGACCCTGGAGCGGGCCGCCGCCTTCCTCGCCGCCGGAGCCGACGGGATCTTCGTTCCCGGGGCCGTCGACCCGGGGGCGGTGAAGTCGCTCGTGGCGGGTGTCGAGGGCCCGCTCAATGTGCTGGTCGGTCCCGGCGCGCCGTCCGTCGCCGAGCTGGCCGCGCTCGGGGTCGCCCGGATCAGCACGGGCTCGAGCATCGCGCAGGCCGCGCACGCCGTGGTCCGCCGTGCCGCGCGGGAGCTGCTGAGCGCGGGGACCTACGACTCGCTGACCGGTGGACTCGACTACGCCGAGCTCAACACCCTGCTGGGCGGCGCTCGCTGA
- a CDS encoding GOLPH3/VPS74 family protein has protein sequence MPNGSLSLPARLYLLAWDTTRLKVTGATHLHHLVRAGALTELAQRGLLADVDGIATPVDVDTHTGDLVLDGLLELVEESRPRKWKAWVTLRARVTLDAVRAQLAAEGYLRAEKKRVLGLFPSVEYELERVSAVEALREEARAVLQGPVPVEEVSDRDAALVALAAAAELRTLASGKDRKLYKRRIEELTDRSGAAAPALKKVIQEVRTAIVVAATAASASGAATGG, from the coding sequence GTGCCCAACGGCTCGCTGTCGCTGCCCGCCCGGCTCTATCTGCTGGCCTGGGACACCACGAGGCTCAAGGTCACGGGGGCGACCCACCTCCACCATCTGGTGCGCGCCGGCGCTCTCACGGAGCTCGCCCAGCGCGGACTGCTCGCCGACGTGGACGGCATTGCCACACCGGTCGACGTCGACACCCATACGGGGGACCTGGTCCTCGACGGGCTCCTGGAGCTGGTGGAGGAATCCAGGCCCCGGAAGTGGAAGGCGTGGGTGACCCTGCGGGCGCGCGTCACCCTGGACGCGGTCCGCGCGCAACTCGCCGCCGAGGGCTACTTGCGGGCCGAGAAGAAGCGGGTGCTCGGGCTCTTCCCGTCCGTGGAGTACGAGCTGGAGCGGGTGTCCGCGGTGGAGGCGCTGCGGGAGGAGGCACGGGCCGTGCTGCAGGGGCCCGTGCCCGTCGAGGAGGTCTCCGACCGCGACGCGGCCCTCGTCGCCCTCGCCGCCGCGGCCGAACTGCGCACGCTGGCGTCCGGCAAGGACCGCAAGCTGTACAAGCGGCGCATCGAGGAGCTGACCGACCGCAGCGGAGCGGCGGCCCCGGCGCTGAAGAAGGTCATCCAGGAGGTGCGCACCGCGATCGTCGTGGCGGCCACGGCGGCATCGGCCTCGGGCGCGGCAACGGGGGGCTGA
- the ddaH gene encoding dimethylargininase: protein MPSQKALIRRPSPRLAEGLVTHIEREKVDVDLAVEQWEAYAEALRTHGWETVEVDPADDCPDSVFVEDAVVVFRNVALISRPGAESRRAETAGVEEAVARLGCSVNWIWEPGTLDGGDVLKVGDTVYVGRGGRTNAAGVQQLRAALEPLGARVVAVPVSKVLHLKSAVTALPDGTVIGHEPLVDTPSLFPRFLPVPEESGAHVVLLGGGKLLMAASAPKTAELFTGLGHEPVLVDISEFEKLEGCVTCLSVRLRELYV, encoded by the coding sequence GTGCCCAGCCAGAAAGCCCTCATCCGCAGGCCCAGTCCTCGTCTCGCCGAGGGACTGGTGACGCACATCGAGCGCGAGAAGGTGGACGTCGACCTGGCCGTCGAACAGTGGGAGGCGTACGCCGAGGCGCTGCGCACGCACGGCTGGGAGACCGTCGAGGTCGATCCGGCCGACGACTGCCCCGACTCGGTGTTCGTCGAGGACGCCGTGGTCGTCTTCCGCAATGTCGCGCTGATCTCCCGCCCCGGCGCCGAGTCCCGCCGCGCCGAGACCGCCGGGGTCGAGGAGGCCGTGGCCCGGCTGGGCTGCTCGGTGAACTGGATCTGGGAGCCGGGCACCCTGGACGGCGGCGACGTCCTGAAGGTCGGCGACACGGTGTACGTGGGCCGCGGCGGGCGGACCAACGCGGCCGGGGTCCAGCAGCTGCGCGCGGCCCTCGAACCGCTCGGGGCGCGGGTCGTGGCCGTACCCGTGAGCAAGGTGCTGCATCTGAAGTCGGCGGTCACCGCGCTGCCCGACGGGACGGTGATCGGCCATGAGCCTCTGGTGGACACGCCCTCGCTGTTCCCGCGCTTCCTGCCGGTGCCGGAGGAGTCAGGGGCGCATGTCGTGCTGCTCGGCGGCGGGAAGCTGCTGATGGCGGCGAGCGCCCCGAAGACGGCGGAGCTGTTCACGGGCCTCGGTCACGAACCGGTTCTCGTGGACATCAGCGAGTTCGAGAAGCTCGAGGGGTGTGTGACATGCCTCTCGGTACGGCTTCGGGAGCTGTACGTCTGA
- a CDS encoding SDR family oxidoreductase translates to MGDGGAITQDELAAFHRTVGKLRALPVDDPVRLRAEQVAASFARDGRVRRRKVRGAELSAADAAVMAATATGALDRREDAPLDRPGGGGVFVKPRSCYVCKTPYRQVDAFYHRLCPDCAADNTARRALTTDLSGRRVLLTGGRVKIGFQLALMMLRDGAELLVTSRFPHDTRRRFRAEPGSAKWLDRLTVLAVDLRDPRQVLGICEQLRQEGEPLDILVNNAAQTVRRPADSYALLAAGERAGLPEGAREAPGFTPMRALAGGGPSALPAALREADEAGLLPDPSPENSWSARLGALDPAEVLETQLVNALAPALLCDRLLPLLLASPHPRRYVVNVTAVEGRFAVRNKTAGHPHTNMAKAALNMLTRTSAAELAEEGVHMCAVDTGWITDENPAPKKERMAGAGFRTPLDIVDGAARVYDPIVRGEAGAPVSGVFLKDYREAEW, encoded by the coding sequence ATGGGTGACGGCGGTGCGATCACACAGGACGAACTGGCGGCGTTCCACCGTACGGTCGGCAAGCTGCGGGCGCTGCCCGTCGACGACCCGGTGAGGCTGCGCGCCGAACAGGTCGCCGCGTCCTTCGCGAGAGACGGTCGCGTGCGCAGGCGCAAGGTGCGCGGCGCCGAACTCTCCGCCGCCGACGCGGCCGTGATGGCCGCGACCGCGACGGGAGCGCTCGACCGGCGGGAGGACGCACCGCTCGACCGTCCCGGGGGCGGGGGCGTCTTCGTGAAGCCCCGCTCCTGCTATGTCTGCAAGACGCCCTATCGACAGGTCGACGCCTTCTACCACCGGCTGTGCCCGGACTGCGCCGCCGACAACACCGCCCGGCGTGCGCTCACCACCGACCTGAGCGGCCGTCGCGTGCTGCTCACCGGAGGCCGGGTCAAGATCGGCTTCCAGCTGGCCCTGATGATGCTGCGCGACGGCGCCGAACTCCTGGTCACCAGCCGCTTTCCGCACGACACCAGGCGTCGCTTCCGCGCCGAACCGGGCAGCGCGAAGTGGCTGGACCGGCTGACGGTGCTGGCGGTGGATCTCCGTGATCCGCGCCAGGTGCTGGGAATCTGCGAGCAATTGAGGCAGGAGGGCGAGCCCCTCGACATCCTGGTCAACAACGCCGCGCAGACGGTACGGCGGCCCGCCGACTCGTACGCGCTGCTGGCCGCCGGGGAGCGCGCCGGACTACCCGAAGGGGCCCGGGAGGCACCGGGATTCACACCGATGCGGGCGCTGGCCGGTGGTGGTCCCTCGGCGCTCCCCGCGGCGCTGCGGGAGGCCGACGAGGCGGGGCTGCTGCCGGACCCCTCCCCGGAGAACTCCTGGTCGGCCCGGCTGGGCGCACTCGACCCGGCCGAGGTCCTGGAGACCCAGTTGGTCAACGCGCTCGCCCCGGCACTGCTCTGCGACCGGCTGCTGCCCCTGCTGCTCGCCTCACCCCACCCGCGGCGCTATGTGGTCAACGTGACCGCCGTCGAGGGCCGCTTCGCCGTACGCAACAAGACGGCCGGCCACCCGCACACCAACATGGCCAAGGCCGCCCTCAACATGCTCACGCGCACCAGCGCCGCCGAACTCGCCGAAGAGGGCGTGCACATGTGCGCCGTCGACACCGGCTGGATCACCGACGAGAATCCCGCTCCCAAGAAGGAGCGGATGGCGGGCGCGGGGTTCCGCACCCCCCTCGACATCGTGGACGGAGCGGCCCGGGTGTACGACCCGATCGTGCGGGGCGAGGCGGGCGCACCCGTGTCCGGGGTGTTCCTCAAGGACTACCGGGAGGCGGAATGGTGA
- a CDS encoding SsgA family sporulation/cell division regulator has translation MSTVIEQPVEARLVAAAPRMPSIPATLHYDRSDPFAVRMTFPAPATLEGVEVCWTFARELLASGMEDSVGYGDVRVRPYGYDRTVLEFHAPEGTAVVHVRSGEVRKFLQLTTELVPVGLEHLQVDLDHDLEELMRGTC, from the coding sequence TTGTCCACCGTCATCGAGCAGCCCGTAGAGGCCCGCCTCGTCGCCGCCGCCCCGCGGATGCCGAGCATTCCCGCAACGCTCCACTACGACCGGAGCGACCCCTTCGCCGTCCGTATGACCTTCCCCGCCCCGGCCACGCTGGAGGGCGTGGAGGTCTGCTGGACGTTCGCGCGCGAGCTGCTCGCGTCCGGCATGGAGGACTCCGTGGGGTACGGCGACGTACGGGTGCGGCCGTACGGCTACGACCGCACCGTTCTGGAGTTCCACGCCCCCGAGGGCACCGCCGTGGTGCATGTGCGCTCGGGCGAGGTGCGGAAGTTCCTCCAGCTCACGACCGAACTGGTGCCCGTCGGACTCGAGCATCTCCAGGTCGACCTGGACCACGACCTGGAGGAGCTGATGCGGGGCACCTGCTGA
- a CDS encoding VOC family protein, with translation MLTTRFVTGAPNWLDVGTPDIEGASSFYGGLFGWQFQSAGPDAGGYGFFQLAGKTAAGGMQTTEEQGPPSWTVYFQSPDAQATAKAAEQAGGSVIVQPMDVMSQGHMAILGDEAGVPFGIWQPGLTKGIDVAGDPGSLCWVELYTPDEPAAAAFYNSVFGWETSATPFPGGTYTCINPAGAEESDMFGGVVPLADDPTEAQSGAYWLPYFEVTDTDATVSKAQELGGTVRMPATDLEGVGRMAKLADPYGARFAVIKSAARES, from the coding sequence ATGCTCACCACCCGTTTTGTCACCGGCGCTCCGAACTGGCTCGATGTCGGCACCCCCGACATCGAAGGCGCCTCATCCTTCTATGGCGGCCTCTTCGGCTGGCAGTTCCAGTCGGCAGGGCCCGACGCCGGCGGCTACGGCTTCTTCCAGCTCGCCGGAAAGACCGCCGCGGGCGGTATGCAGACCACCGAGGAGCAGGGCCCGCCCTCCTGGACGGTGTACTTCCAGAGCCCCGACGCGCAGGCCACGGCCAAGGCGGCCGAGCAGGCCGGCGGCAGTGTGATCGTCCAGCCCATGGATGTCATGAGCCAGGGTCACATGGCGATTCTCGGGGACGAGGCAGGTGTGCCCTTCGGCATCTGGCAGCCGGGCCTGACCAAGGGCATCGACGTGGCGGGTGACCCGGGTTCGCTGTGCTGGGTCGAGCTCTACACCCCGGACGAGCCGGCGGCCGCCGCGTTCTACAACTCCGTGTTCGGCTGGGAGACCTCGGCCACTCCGTTCCCCGGCGGCACGTACACCTGTATCAACCCCGCCGGGGCGGAGGAGTCGGACATGTTCGGCGGCGTCGTCCCGCTGGCCGACGACCCGACCGAGGCCCAGTCGGGCGCGTACTGGCTGCCGTACTTCGAGGTCACCGACACGGACGCCACCGTCAGCAAGGCCCAGGAGTTGGGCGGCACGGTCCGGATGCCCGCCACGGACCTGGAGGGCGTCGGCCGCATGGCGAAGCTCGCCGACCCGTACGGGGCACGCTTCGCGGTCATCAAGAGCGCGGCTCGGGAGAGCTGA
- a CDS encoding plasmid stabilization protein: protein MPRGSSPKRERQYEHIKESALDRGESRERAEEIAARTVNKERARAGESKTASRTSTEDISSGRRGGLRSHQGAQGPTYDQLYEEAKRRDIHGRSDMNKEELRRALGDK from the coding sequence ATGCCCCGTGGCTCCAGTCCCAAGCGGGAACGCCAGTACGAGCACATCAAGGAGAGCGCTCTCGACCGGGGAGAGAGCAGGGAGCGCGCCGAGGAGATCGCCGCGCGCACCGTCAACAAGGAGCGCGCCCGGGCCGGCGAGTCGAAGACCGCGAGCCGCACGTCCACCGAGGACATCTCCTCCGGCAGGCGCGGCGGCCTGCGCTCCCACCAGGGCGCCCAGGGCCCCACGTACGACCAGCTGTACGAGGAGGCCAAGCGCCGCGACATCCACGGCCGGTCGGACATGAACAAGGAGGAGCTGAGGCGCGCTCTGGGCGACAAGTGA
- a CDS encoding ABC-F family ATP-binding cassette domain-containing protein, translating to MSSFPTSLSCTSLSFAWPDGTTVFDDLQIAFGPGRTGLVGVNGSGKSTLLKLIAGELAPADGTIRVTGEVGYLPQNVTLDTALRVDEALGIAATRAALHAIEAGDAAEEHFDVVGDDWDVEERALAMLGELGLGHVELDRTIGEVSGGESVLLRLAALLLRRPDILLLDEPTNNLDLYARRRLYAAVEAWSGVMVVVSHDRELLDLVDQIADLRSGEVTWYGGNFSAYEEVLAGEQEAAERMVRVAEADLKKQKRELVDAQVKLARRKRYGQKMFEQKREPKIVMGARKRAAQESAGKHRVMHEEKLAEAKDRLDDAVEAVRDDDEIRVDLPYTAVPPGRTVLTLENLKLKYGARVDGVFDLRGPERIALIGRNGAGKTTLLRTIAGELEAVSGHALAHVPLRFLPQRLDVLDGELTVAENVARFAPAATNNRVRARLARFLFKGAKADQRAATLSGGERFRAALAALMLAEPAPQLLMLDEPTNNLDLASVRQLTTALESYEGALIVASHDLPFLESIGITRRLLLEGGELKETTAEAVGYPT from the coding sequence ATGTCTTCTTTCCCCACCTCCCTCAGCTGCACCTCCCTCTCCTTCGCCTGGCCGGACGGAACCACCGTCTTCGACGACCTTCAGATCGCCTTCGGCCCCGGCAGGACCGGGCTCGTCGGCGTCAACGGATCAGGGAAATCAACCCTGTTGAAGCTGATCGCGGGCGAACTGGCCCCGGCCGACGGCACGATCCGCGTCACCGGCGAGGTCGGCTATCTACCGCAGAACGTCACGCTCGACACCGCCCTGCGGGTCGACGAGGCGCTCGGCATCGCCGCCACGCGCGCCGCCCTGCACGCCATCGAGGCGGGCGACGCGGCCGAGGAGCACTTCGACGTCGTCGGCGACGACTGGGACGTCGAGGAGCGGGCGCTCGCCATGCTCGGCGAACTCGGACTCGGGCACGTCGAGCTGGACCGCACCATCGGCGAGGTCTCGGGCGGCGAGTCGGTACTGCTGCGCCTGGCCGCGCTGCTGCTGCGCCGACCGGACATCCTGCTGCTGGACGAGCCCACCAACAACCTCGACCTGTACGCGCGCCGACGGCTGTACGCGGCCGTCGAGGCCTGGTCCGGGGTCATGGTCGTGGTCAGCCACGACCGCGAACTGCTGGACCTGGTGGACCAGATCGCCGATCTGCGCTCGGGCGAGGTCACCTGGTACGGGGGCAACTTCTCCGCGTACGAGGAGGTCCTCGCCGGCGAGCAGGAGGCGGCGGAACGCATGGTGCGCGTCGCCGAGGCCGATCTGAAGAAGCAGAAGCGCGAACTGGTCGACGCGCAGGTCAAGCTCGCCCGTCGCAAGCGCTACGGGCAGAAGATGTTCGAGCAGAAGCGCGAGCCGAAGATCGTCATGGGTGCGCGCAAACGGGCCGCCCAGGAATCGGCGGGCAAGCACCGCGTCATGCACGAGGAGAAGCTCGCCGAGGCGAAGGACCGGCTCGACGACGCGGTGGAGGCCGTACGGGACGACGACGAGATCCGTGTCGACCTGCCGTACACGGCCGTACCGCCAGGCCGCACCGTGCTCACGCTCGAGAACCTGAAGCTGAAATACGGCGCGCGCGTCGACGGTGTGTTCGATCTGCGCGGGCCCGAGCGGATCGCGCTGATCGGGCGCAACGGCGCGGGCAAGACGACGCTGCTGCGGACGATCGCCGGGGAGCTGGAGGCCGTCTCCGGCCACGCGCTGGCCCATGTGCCGCTGCGGTTCCTGCCCCAGCGGCTCGATGTGCTCGACGGGGAGCTGACCGTGGCCGAGAACGTGGCCCGTTTCGCGCCCGCCGCCACCAACAACCGGGTCCGGGCGCGGCTCGCCCGCTTCCTGTTCAAGGGGGCGAAGGCCGACCAGCGGGCGGCGACGCTCTCCGGCGGCGAACGCTTCCGGGCGGCGCTCGCGGCGCTGATGCTCGCCGAGCCCGCGCCGCAGCTCCTGATGCTCGACGAGCCGACCAACAACCTCGACCTGGCGAGCGTCCGCCAGCTCACCACGGCGCTCGAGTCCTACGAGGGCGCGCTGATCGTCGCCAGCCACGACCTGCCGTTCCTGGAGTCGATCGGAATCACACGCCGGCTGTTGCTGGAAGGAGGAGAACTGAAAGAAACCACGGCGGAAGCTGTCGGGTATCCGACATAG
- a CDS encoding acyl-ACP desaturase, which produces MTITSPHLGSPATAWTDARLLYALEEVVETELNRHLKVAKDWMPHEYVPFSDARNFPGFFEDGEAWNKEQSKVTEIGRIALVVNLLTEDNLPSYHHEIAALFGRDGAWGTWVHRWTAEEGRHGIVMRDYLLASRAVDPDKLEAFRMAHMNEGFESDNRHSMLHTVAYVAFQELATRVSHRNTGHQSGDPVCDRMLARIATDENLHMVFYRNLLKAAFELAPDLTMQSVRDVIVNFRMPGHGMPGFERAAAQMAIGEVYNMRIHHDDVLQPVLRHLKVLEMDGFGPEGLQAQEELGFFMGGLDAEASKFDEKLAARKARMAARAAG; this is translated from the coding sequence GTGACGATCACTTCTCCCCACCTTGGCAGCCCGGCCACCGCCTGGACCGACGCTCGGCTGCTCTACGCGTTGGAAGAAGTGGTCGAGACCGAGCTCAACCGCCACCTCAAGGTGGCCAAGGACTGGATGCCGCACGAGTACGTGCCGTTCAGCGACGCCCGGAACTTCCCCGGCTTCTTCGAGGACGGCGAGGCCTGGAACAAGGAGCAGTCCAAGGTCACGGAGATCGGCCGGATCGCGCTGGTCGTCAACCTGCTGACCGAGGACAACCTGCCGAGCTACCACCACGAGATCGCCGCGCTCTTCGGCCGTGACGGCGCCTGGGGCACCTGGGTGCACCGCTGGACCGCCGAGGAGGGCCGCCACGGCATCGTGATGCGCGACTACCTGCTCGCCTCGCGCGCCGTCGACCCCGACAAGCTCGAGGCGTTCCGTATGGCGCACATGAACGAGGGCTTCGAGTCGGACAACCGCCACTCGATGCTGCACACGGTCGCGTACGTCGCCTTCCAGGAGCTCGCGACCCGCGTCTCGCACCGCAACACCGGTCACCAGTCGGGCGACCCGGTCTGCGACCGCATGCTGGCGCGCATCGCGACCGACGAGAACCTGCACATGGTCTTCTACCGGAACCTGCTCAAGGCCGCGTTCGAGCTGGCCCCCGACCTGACCATGCAGTCCGTGCGCGACGTCATCGTCAACTTCCGGATGCCCGGACACGGCATGCCCGGCTTCGAGCGCGCCGCCGCGCAGATGGCCATCGGCGAGGTCTACAACATGCGCATCCACCACGACGACGTGCTGCAGCCGGTGCTGCGCCACCTGAAGGTCCTGGAGATGGACGGCTTCGGCCCCGAGGGCCTGCAGGCCCAGGAGGAGCTCGGCTTCTTCATGGGCGGCCTGGACGCGGAGGCCTCGAAGTTCGACGAGAAGCTCGCGGCCCGCAAGGCGCGGATGGCCGCGCGCGCCGCCGGCTGA
- a CDS encoding WhiB family transcriptional regulator, whose translation MHTDTMTPADSAWQEQALCAQTGADFFFPEPGSSVREAKRICGMCEMRSACLEYALNNDERFGVWGGLSEKERLSLRRSDQN comes from the coding sequence ATGCACACCGACACCATGACCCCGGCCGACTCCGCCTGGCAGGAGCAGGCGTTGTGCGCGCAGACCGGGGCCGATTTCTTCTTTCCCGAGCCGGGCAGCTCGGTGCGTGAGGCAAAGCGCATCTGCGGGATGTGCGAGATGCGCTCCGCCTGCCTGGAGTACGCGCTGAACAACGACGAACGCTTCGGCGTCTGGGGCGGCCTGTCCGAGAAGGAACGACTCAGCCTCCGGCGCTCGGACCAGAACTGA
- a CDS encoding ribonuclease inhibitor: MVTEPERKPDPRFAGVPPVAPRPLAELAPLLDWLRDGRPAGERLDFTAGTALPDGRLDLCKQGLGARGAALVAEALSEMAGVSDRPSPVRHLLLGTDGLGDEGAAAVAARAEVETLYLGCNGITAGGACRIADNLRASPRVVTGVWLKRNPLGSGGGRAAAELVEAARSLRTLDLVQTGLDATGAVVLADALLAATENGRRVERLFVGGNPLGAAGAVPLSVLIAEGAVDELYVSAAGLGDAGAQRLADALARAPHGRLTRLSVASNGIGPSAAARLVAAATAAGVTLLDLGRVRAAAVLGAADNRVDLVAATDIAHTLASAEHRLTHLVLAHTGMRSREAHRLLDTAPRAATTTRFVLGHSIATSVKRRLNALSAHLPMPSVPADVAAVRSVHRTVPLRSDSRAGP; encoded by the coding sequence ATGGTGACCGAGCCGGAGCGGAAGCCGGACCCGCGGTTCGCGGGCGTACCGCCGGTCGCACCCCGCCCTTTGGCCGAACTCGCCCCGCTGCTCGACTGGTTGCGCGACGGCCGTCCGGCCGGCGAGCGGCTGGACTTCACGGCCGGTACGGCGCTGCCCGACGGGCGCCTCGACCTGTGCAAGCAGGGGCTCGGAGCGCGGGGCGCGGCGCTGGTCGCCGAGGCCCTCTCCGAGATGGCGGGCGTCTCGGACAGGCCCTCTCCCGTACGGCATTTGCTGCTCGGCACCGACGGGCTCGGCGACGAGGGTGCCGCCGCGGTCGCCGCGCGTGCCGAGGTCGAGACGCTGTACCTCGGCTGCAACGGGATCACCGCCGGCGGCGCCTGCCGCATCGCCGACAACCTGCGCGCCTCGCCGCGGGTCGTCACGGGCGTCTGGCTCAAACGCAACCCGCTGGGCAGCGGGGGAGGGCGGGCCGCGGCCGAACTCGTCGAGGCCGCCCGGTCGTTGCGCACACTGGACCTCGTGCAGACCGGGCTCGACGCGACGGGCGCCGTCGTCCTGGCCGACGCCCTCCTCGCCGCGACGGAGAACGGCCGCCGCGTCGAGCGGCTGTTCGTGGGCGGCAATCCGCTCGGCGCGGCGGGCGCGGTGCCGCTGTCCGTGCTCATCGCCGAGGGCGCGGTCGACGAACTCTACGTATCCGCGGCAGGGTTGGGCGACGCGGGCGCGCAGCGTCTCGCCGACGCGCTGGCGCGGGCACCGCACGGACGGCTCACCCGGCTCTCCGTCGCCAGCAACGGCATCGGGCCGAGCGCCGCCGCCCGGCTGGTGGCGGCGGCGACCGCGGCGGGGGTCACCCTGCTCGACCTCGGGCGGGTGCGGGCGGCCGCGGTGCTCGGCGCCGCCGACAACCGCGTCGACCTCGTAGCGGCCACCGACATCGCGCACACCCTCGCGAGCGCCGAACACCGCCTCACCCACCTCGTCCTCGCCCACACCGGCATGCGCAGCCGCGAGGCCCACCGCCTCCTCGACACCGCCCCGCGCGCAGCGACCACCACCCGGTTCGTACTGGGGCATTCCATCGCGACCAGTGTGAAGCGGCGCCTGAACGCGCTCAGCGCGCACCTCCCGATGCCGTCGGTCCCGGCCGACGTCGCCGCCGTACGCAGCGTCCACCGCACGGTGCCGCTACGCTCGGACTCAAGGGCGGGGCCGTAG
- a CDS encoding WD40/YVTN/BNR-like repeat-containing protein, translating into MRGLGKSRRTSRAVTVGLCAAAFAAALTAAPAQAHEAGKAAHWALKDSGSDVRFRGLSAVSRDTAWVAGAKGTVLRTADGGASWRNVSPPGAADLEFRDIEAFDARRAVVLAIGEGEASRVFRTDDGGATWTESFRNTDAKAFYDCLTFFDRRHGLAMSDPVDGRFRILSTSDGGRSWKVLPSDGMPAAQDGEAGFAASGQCLVSAGSHDAWLATGGGAHARVLHSTDRGLTWKAAETPIPAGDPARGVFALAFRDRAHGLAVGGDYRADQASPQAAALSPDGGRTWTPAAQPPPAYRSGVAWLPHSRSSALAVGPTGTDLTTDGGRTWRTLDTGSYDTVDCTPDLGCWASGEKGRVARLER; encoded by the coding sequence ATGAGGGGCTTGGGGAAGTCGAGACGTACGAGTCGGGCGGTCACCGTGGGACTGTGCGCGGCGGCGTTCGCCGCCGCGCTGACGGCGGCGCCCGCGCAGGCACACGAGGCGGGGAAGGCGGCCCACTGGGCGCTCAAGGACAGCGGCAGCGACGTTCGTTTCCGTGGACTGTCGGCCGTCAGCCGGGACACCGCCTGGGTGGCCGGCGCCAAGGGCACCGTCCTGCGCACCGCCGACGGCGGCGCGAGCTGGCGGAACGTCTCGCCGCCCGGCGCCGCCGACCTGGAGTTCCGCGACATCGAGGCGTTCGACGCGCGGCGCGCGGTGGTCCTCGCCATCGGTGAGGGCGAGGCCTCCCGGGTCTTCAGGACCGACGACGGCGGCGCGACCTGGACCGAGTCCTTCCGCAACACCGACGCGAAGGCCTTCTACGACTGTCTGACCTTCTTCGACCGGCGCCACGGCCTCGCGATGAGCGACCCCGTGGACGGCAGGTTCCGCATCCTGTCCACCAGCGACGGCGGACGGTCCTGGAAGGTGCTGCCCAGCGACGGCATGCCCGCCGCGCAGGACGGCGAGGCGGGCTTCGCCGCCAGTGGACAGTGCCTCGTGAGCGCGGGATCGCACGATGCCTGGCTGGCCACCGGCGGGGGCGCACACGCGCGTGTGCTGCATTCCACCGACCGGGGACTGACCTGGAAAGCGGCCGAGACGCCGATCCCGGCGGGCGACCCGGCGCGTGGCGTCTTCGCCCTCGCCTTCCGGGACCGCGCCCACGGCCTCGCGGTCGGCGGCGACTACCGCGCCGACCAGGCATCGCCCCAGGCGGCCGCACTCAGCCCCGACGGCGGCCGCACCTGGACCCCCGCCGCCCAGCCGCCGCCCGCCTACCGGTCCGGTGTCGCCTGGCTCCCGCACAGCCGCAGCTCCGCGCTCGCGGTCGGCCCGACCGGTACCGACCTCACGACCGACGGCGGCCGCACCTGGCGCACCCTCGACACCGGCTCGTACGACACCGTGGACTGCACCCCCGACCTGGGCTGCTGGGCGTCCGGGGAGAAGGGCCGGGTGGCACGTCTGGAGCGCTGA